In Neorhizobium galegae, the following proteins share a genomic window:
- a CDS encoding AzlD domain-containing protein — protein MIAEYWTFIVIAVAGFLATDVWRWLGVFTGNRLNEDSEALYWVRAVATSLVMAVTAKLIVFPNGTLAGTPLWLRVGAAGIGFAVFLATGRKVGIGVAVPMALLVAGLWWLGF, from the coding sequence ATGATTGCGGAATACTGGACCTTCATCGTCATCGCGGTCGCCGGTTTCCTGGCGACCGATGTCTGGCGCTGGCTCGGGGTTTTCACCGGCAACCGGCTGAACGAGGATTCCGAGGCGCTGTATTGGGTGAGGGCGGTGGCGACCTCGCTCGTCATGGCCGTCACCGCCAAGCTGATCGTCTTCCCGAACGGCACGCTCGCCGGCACACCGCTCTGGCTGAGGGTCGGGGCCGCCGGCATCGGGTTTGCTGTGTTCCTAGCGACCGGCCGCAAGGTCGGCATCGGTGTGGCGGTGCCTATGGCGCTTTTGGTAGCCGGTCTCTGGTGGCTCGGCTTCTAG
- a CDS encoding HIT family protein, whose translation MSGQAYDSNNIFGKILRGEIPCHRVYEDDDTLAFMDVMPQSPGHLLVVPKAPSRNILDADPAVLSKVIPVVQKLARAARQAFEADGITVIQFNEPAAGQTVYHLHFHVVPRYEGQALKPHSGQMENNDVLAANAEKIIGELGS comes from the coding sequence ATGAGCGGACAGGCTTACGACAGCAACAACATCTTCGGAAAAATCCTGCGCGGCGAAATCCCGTGCCACCGGGTCTACGAGGATGACGATACCCTTGCCTTCATGGATGTCATGCCGCAATCGCCAGGTCACCTTCTGGTGGTCCCGAAAGCCCCATCGCGCAACATCCTCGATGCCGATCCTGCTGTGCTTTCAAAGGTGATCCCCGTGGTGCAGAAGCTCGCCAGGGCCGCCAGGCAAGCTTTCGAAGCGGACGGAATCACGGTGATCCAGTTCAACGAACCGGCCGCCGGACAGACGGTCTACCACCTGCATTTCCACGTCGTCCCGCGCTACGAGGGACAGGCTCTGAAACCCCATTCGGGCCAGATGGAGAATAATGACGTGCTTGCGGCAAATGCCGAGAAGATCATCGGCGAACTGGGCAGCTGA
- a CDS encoding GNAT family N-acetyltransferase, translated as MTGNLTIRIEKSFCAISPASWSRLSGTSKSSSSETPYNPFLSHAYLSALEESGSATAKTGWLGHHLLLEDDKGTLIGAVPGYLKSHSQGEYVFDHGWADAFERAGGRYYPKLQCTVPFTPASGPRLLVSQGYDRDSTELTLAAGLQEVTRQLGISSAHVTFVAEDQVAAFEEADYLHRTDKQFHFINEGYENHDAFLETLASRKRKALKKERRAALENGISIEWLTGKDLTEDIWDQFFEFYMDTGGRKWGRPYLTRKFYSLIGERMPEDILLVMAKRDGKYVAGAINFIGGDALYGRHWGCIEDHPFLHFEVCYHQAIDFALAKGLKRVEAGAQGEHKLARGYLPVTTHSMHYIAHAGLRRAIADYLEHEREDVEQMTEYLAEHSPFRKGERQQEQD; from the coding sequence ATGACCGGCAATCTTACCATCCGCATCGAAAAGTCCTTCTGCGCGATCAGCCCGGCAAGCTGGTCGCGCCTTTCGGGCACCTCCAAATCCTCCTCCTCGGAAACGCCCTACAATCCGTTCCTGTCGCACGCCTACCTTTCGGCGCTGGAGGAATCGGGCTCGGCCACCGCCAAGACCGGCTGGCTCGGCCATCATCTTCTTCTCGAAGACGACAAGGGCACGCTGATCGGCGCGGTCCCCGGTTATCTGAAAAGCCACAGCCAGGGCGAATATGTCTTCGACCACGGCTGGGCCGACGCTTTCGAGCGCGCCGGCGGGCGTTATTACCCGAAACTGCAATGCACCGTGCCGTTCACGCCGGCGAGTGGACCGCGGCTGCTGGTCTCGCAAGGTTACGACAGGGATTCGACCGAGCTGACGCTGGCCGCGGGTCTCCAGGAGGTGACACGCCAGCTCGGAATCTCGTCGGCGCACGTGACCTTCGTCGCAGAAGACCAAGTCGCCGCCTTCGAGGAGGCCGACTATCTGCACCGGACCGACAAGCAGTTCCATTTCATCAACGAGGGCTACGAGAACCACGACGCCTTCCTCGAAACGCTTGCCTCGCGCAAACGCAAGGCGCTGAAGAAGGAACGCCGCGCGGCCTTGGAAAACGGTATCAGCATCGAATGGCTGACCGGAAAGGACCTGACCGAAGATATCTGGGACCAGTTCTTCGAATTCTACATGGACACCGGCGGACGCAAATGGGGCCGGCCTTACCTGACGCGAAAGTTCTATTCGCTGATCGGCGAGCGCATGCCGGAAGACATCCTGCTGGTGATGGCCAAGCGCGATGGCAAGTACGTCGCCGGCGCGATCAACTTCATCGGAGGGGATGCGCTCTACGGCCGGCACTGGGGCTGTATCGAGGACCACCCCTTCCTGCATTTCGAAGTCTGCTATCACCAGGCGATCGATTTCGCGCTCGCCAAGGGCTTGAAGCGCGTCGAGGCGGGCGCGCAAGGAGAGCACAAGCTGGCTCGCGGCTACCTGCCTGTCACCACCCATTCGATGCACTATATCGCCCATGCGGGTCTCAGGCGGGCAATCGCCGACTATCTGGAGCACGAGCGCGAAGACGTGGAGCAGATGACGGAATATCTTGCCGAGCATAGCCCGTTCCGCAAGGGCGAGCGCCAGCAGGAACAGGACTAG
- a CDS encoding glycerophosphodiester phosphodiesterase, giving the protein MTSVSWIKDLPVAHRGFHDMNRQVWENTLSAFSRAVEAGFAIECDVQLASDSVPVIFHDHDLERLCGIKGDIREKTSSELGMLSVGQTKDKIPTLKQMLALVAGKVPLVIEIKGREGDGEDDGFAEAVLEILEGYQGKVALMSFDYHILRDLKTAGAPYPLGLTAMGDKPEEFFEHDEAMQLGLDFISYHYPHLPNTFVTAQRTTGIPVITWTVRDANGREHTYKYADQMTFEGFDPREATSHSL; this is encoded by the coding sequence ATGACCTCCGTATCCTGGATCAAGGACCTTCCCGTCGCCCATCGCGGCTTTCACGACATGAACCGTCAGGTCTGGGAAAACACCCTGTCGGCGTTTTCGCGCGCGGTCGAGGCCGGCTTTGCGATCGAGTGCGACGTGCAGCTGGCGTCCGACAGCGTGCCGGTGATCTTCCACGACCATGATCTCGAACGGCTCTGCGGCATCAAGGGCGACATCCGGGAGAAGACGTCCTCGGAGCTCGGCATGCTTTCGGTCGGCCAGACCAAAGACAAAATACCGACCTTGAAGCAGATGCTGGCCCTCGTCGCCGGCAAGGTGCCTTTGGTCATCGAGATCAAGGGGCGCGAAGGCGACGGCGAGGACGACGGGTTCGCCGAGGCGGTGCTCGAAATTCTCGAAGGTTATCAGGGCAAGGTGGCGCTGATGAGCTTCGACTATCACATCCTGCGTGACCTGAAGACTGCTGGCGCGCCCTACCCGCTTGGCCTGACCGCCATGGGCGACAAGCCCGAGGAATTCTTCGAGCACGACGAAGCCATGCAACTTGGCCTCGACTTCATTTCCTACCACTACCCCCACCTGCCGAACACGTTCGTCACGGCACAGAGAACGACCGGAATTCCGGTCATTACCTGGACCGTGAGGGATGCAAACGGCCGCGAACATACCTATAAATATGCGGACCAGATGACCTTCGAAGGTTTTGATCCGCGGGAGGCAACCTCCCACTCCCTGTAA
- a CDS encoding RidA family protein, with translation MTGAIEGRLQELGIVLPVAAAPAANYVPYTISGNTLYLSGQLPIEGGKVAVTGLVGRDVDVAAAQRAAELCAINILAQAKAALNGDLGRIRRVLKLNGFVASTPDFVEQHLVINGASNLIANVLGDAGKHARAAVGMACLPLNASVEIDAIIEIEA, from the coding sequence ATGACCGGAGCCATCGAGGGCCGCCTGCAGGAACTGGGGATCGTGCTCCCCGTCGCGGCAGCACCCGCCGCCAATTACGTACCATACACGATCAGCGGCAATACGCTTTATCTTTCCGGCCAATTGCCGATCGAAGGGGGCAAGGTCGCGGTAACAGGTCTTGTCGGCCGTGACGTCGACGTGGCCGCCGCGCAACGGGCAGCGGAACTCTGCGCCATCAACATCCTCGCTCAGGCGAAGGCCGCGCTGAACGGCGATCTCGGCAGAATCCGCCGCGTGCTGAAGCTCAACGGCTTTGTCGCCTCGACGCCCGATTTCGTCGAGCAGCACCTCGTCATCAACGGCGCCTCCAACCTGATCGCCAACGTGCTGGGCGACGCCGGCAAACATGCCCGCGCCGCCGTCGGCATGGCCTGCCTGCCCCTCAACGCCTCCGTCGAAATCGACGCCATCATCGAGATCGAAGCATGA
- a CDS encoding cell envelope integrity EipB family protein — MLRMSLGVILAGGLSLAAATSADANTDAAARLLVPHRAIYDLKLKNASERSGIEGMFGRMVYEFTGSACTGFSTNFRLVTKINTGEETRLSDQQTTTFEDMAANQFHFETRSFTDEQLDKQLSGDASIVDKGIKVEITQPDGREIELPSSDFPTSHMLDVIANAKQGKSFFEARVFDGSENGDQALLTTTVIGKSQTAQKDDVDADKAGEFAKSSFWPVTIAYFNENAVGDPTPVYNMSFKLYENGITRDLTMDYGDFVLSGSLAKLELLKPQQDPCPAPAK, encoded by the coding sequence ATGTTGCGAATGAGCCTCGGGGTGATCCTTGCCGGCGGTCTGAGCCTTGCGGCTGCCACCTCCGCGGACGCGAATACCGACGCTGCTGCCCGGCTGCTCGTCCCGCATCGCGCCATTTACGACCTGAAGCTCAAGAATGCCTCCGAACGTTCCGGCATCGAAGGCATGTTCGGCCGCATGGTCTATGAGTTCACCGGCTCGGCCTGCACCGGGTTTTCCACCAATTTCCGGCTGGTGACCAAGATCAATACGGGCGAGGAGACGCGCCTTAGCGATCAGCAGACCACGACCTTCGAGGACATGGCCGCAAACCAGTTCCATTTCGAGACCAGGTCCTTCACCGACGAGCAGCTCGACAAGCAGCTGAGTGGCGACGCGTCGATCGTCGACAAGGGCATCAAGGTGGAAATCACCCAGCCCGACGGCCGTGAGATCGAATTGCCGTCGAGCGATTTTCCGACCAGCCATATGCTCGACGTCATCGCGAATGCCAAGCAGGGCAAGAGTTTCTTCGAGGCGCGGGTCTTCGACGGCTCGGAAAACGGCGACCAGGCGCTGCTGACCACGACGGTGATCGGCAAGTCGCAGACCGCGCAGAAGGACGACGTGGACGCCGACAAGGCCGGCGAGTTTGCAAAGTCTTCCTTCTGGCCGGTGACGATCGCCTATTTCAACGAGAATGCGGTCGGTGACCCGACCCCGGTCTACAACATGTCGTTCAAGCTCTACGAAAACGGCATCACCCGCGATCTCACCATGGACTACGGCGACTTCGTGCTGTCCGGCAGCCTTGCCAAGCTGGAGCTCCTGAAGCCGCAGCAGGATCCGTGCCCGGCGCCGGCGAAATAG
- the rpsB gene encoding 30S ribosomal protein S2, which produces MALPDFSMRQLLEAGVHFGHQTHRWNPKMKPYIFGDRNNIHIIDLAQTVPMLSRALQVVSDTVARGGRVLFVGTKRQASELIADSAKRSAQYYVNSRWLGGMMTNWKTISNSIQRLRKLDEILNSEQSGYSKKERLNLEREREKLDKALGGIRDMGGTPDLMFIIDTNKEKIAIDEAKRLGIPVVAIIDSNCDPDLIDYPIPGNDDASRAIALYTDLIARAAIDGIARQQGASGRDIGGSAEAPIEPALEGEAEAEAQA; this is translated from the coding sequence ATGGCATTGCCCGATTTCTCTATGCGCCAGCTTCTCGAAGCAGGCGTCCACTTCGGCCACCAGACTCACCGCTGGAACCCGAAAATGAAGCCGTACATCTTCGGCGATCGTAACAACATCCACATCATCGATCTGGCCCAGACCGTTCCGATGCTGTCGCGCGCCCTTCAGGTCGTGTCCGACACCGTCGCCCGCGGCGGCCGCGTTCTGTTCGTCGGCACCAAGCGCCAGGCGTCTGAACTGATCGCCGACTCGGCCAAGCGTTCGGCCCAGTACTACGTCAACTCCCGCTGGCTCGGCGGCATGATGACCAACTGGAAGACCATTTCGAACTCGATCCAGCGCCTGCGCAAGCTCGACGAAATCCTGAACTCGGAACAGTCCGGCTACTCCAAGAAGGAACGCCTGAACCTCGAGCGCGAACGCGAAAAGCTGGACAAGGCTCTCGGCGGTATCCGCGACATGGGCGGCACTCCGGACCTGATGTTCATCATCGACACCAACAAGGAAAAGATCGCCATCGACGAAGCCAAGCGCCTGGGCATCCCGGTCGTCGCCATCATCGATTCGAACTGCGATCCGGACCTCATCGACTACCCGATCCCGGGCAATGACGACGCCTCGCGCGCCATCGCTCTCTACACCGACCTGATCGCCCGCGCTGCCATCGACGGCATCGCGCGCCAGCAGGGCGCTTCGGGTCGCGACATCGGCGGTTCTGCCGAAGCTCCGATCGAGCCGGCGCTCGAAGGCGAAGCTGAAGCAGAAGCCCAGGCTTAA
- the tsf gene encoding translation elongation factor Ts, translating to MAEITAALVKELREKSGAGMMDCKKALTETNGDIEAAIDWLRAKGISKADKKSGRTAAEGLIGIASAGHRAVVIELNSETDFVARNDAFQDLVRGIASVALTTDGSVEAISAANYPASGKPVADTIKDAIATIGENMTLRRSALLQVEHGVVATYVHNAAGDGIGKLGVLVALKSVGDKEVLTSLGRQVAMHIAATNPLAIRAEEVDATVAERERNVFIEQSRASGKPEAIIEKMVDGRMRKFFEEVALLSQAFVINPDVTVGQAVKDAEKLAGASIEVTGMARLLLGEGVEKEESDFAAEVAAVAKG from the coding sequence ATGGCTGAAATCACCGCTGCACTGGTAAAGGAACTGCGCGAAAAGTCCGGCGCAGGCATGATGGACTGCAAGAAGGCGCTGACCGAAACGAACGGCGACATCGAAGCGGCGATCGACTGGCTGCGCGCCAAGGGCATTTCCAAGGCCGACAAGAAGTCCGGCCGCACCGCGGCTGAAGGCCTGATCGGCATTGCCAGCGCCGGCCACAGGGCCGTCGTCATCGAACTCAACTCGGAAACCGATTTCGTTGCCCGCAACGATGCCTTCCAGGACCTCGTCCGCGGCATTGCAAGCGTCGCTCTGACGACCGACGGCTCCGTCGAGGCGATCTCGGCTGCTAACTATCCTGCTTCCGGCAAGCCGGTTGCCGACACGATCAAGGACGCGATCGCCACGATCGGCGAGAACATGACGCTGCGTCGCTCCGCCTTGCTGCAGGTCGAGCACGGCGTCGTCGCGACCTACGTCCATAACGCTGCCGGCGACGGCATCGGCAAGCTCGGTGTCCTGGTCGCCCTGAAGTCGGTCGGCGACAAGGAAGTCCTGACCTCGCTCGGCCGTCAGGTCGCCATGCACATCGCTGCCACCAACCCGCTCGCCATCCGCGCCGAAGAAGTCGACGCGACTGTGGCCGAGCGCGAGCGCAACGTCTTCATCGAGCAGTCGCGCGCTTCCGGCAAGCCGGAAGCGATCATCGAAAAGATGGTCGACGGCCGCATGCGCAAGTTCTTCGAGGAAGTTGCCCTTCTGTCGCAGGCCTTCGTCATCAACCCGGACGTGACCGTCGGCCAGGCCGTCAAGGATGCTGAAAAGCTCGCTGGCGCTTCGATCGAAGTCACCGGTATGGCCCGCCTTCTGCTCGGCGAAGGCGTCGAAAAGGAAGAATCGGATTTCGCCGCTGAAGTCGCAGCGGTCGCCAAAGGCTGA
- the pyrH gene encoding UMP kinase, with protein sequence MSPQPLYKRVLLKASGEALMGSQGFGIDVAVADRVASDIAEARAMGVDVGVVVGGGNIFRGVAVASKGGDRVTGDHMGMLGTVINALALATSLRKLNLDTVVLSAISMPEICESFSQRQALHHMAQGRVVIFAGGTGNPFFTTDSAAALRAAEIGAEAIFKGTQVDGIYSADPKKDPTATRFETLTHGEVLEKGLAVMDVAAVALARENSIPIIVFSIHEKGGFAQILTGGGRKTIVADN encoded by the coding sequence ATGTCGCCTCAGCCCCTCTACAAGCGTGTCTTGCTCAAGGCCTCCGGTGAAGCTCTGATGGGCAGCCAGGGTTTCGGCATCGATGTTGCGGTTGCCGATCGGGTCGCCTCCGATATTGCCGAGGCGCGCGCCATGGGCGTCGATGTCGGCGTGGTGGTCGGCGGCGGCAACATCTTTCGCGGCGTCGCTGTGGCTTCCAAGGGCGGTGACCGGGTGACCGGCGACCACATGGGCATGCTCGGCACCGTGATCAACGCACTGGCGCTCGCCACCTCGCTGCGCAAGCTGAACCTCGACACCGTGGTTCTGTCGGCGATTTCGATGCCGGAGATCTGCGAGAGCTTCTCGCAGCGCCAGGCGCTGCATCACATGGCGCAGGGCAGGGTGGTGATCTTCGCCGGCGGCACCGGCAATCCTTTCTTCACGACCGATTCGGCGGCTGCCCTGCGCGCCGCGGAAATCGGTGCGGAAGCGATCTTCAAGGGCACCCAGGTGGACGGCATCTATTCGGCCGATCCCAAGAAGGACCCGACGGCGACCCGGTTCGAGACGCTGACGCACGGCGAAGTGCTCGAAAAGGGTCTGGCGGTGATGGACGTGGCGGCGGTGGCGCTCGCCCGCGAAAACTCCATCCCGATCATCGTTTTTTCGATCCATGAGAAGGGCGGCTTCGCCCAAATCTTGACCGGCGGCGGCCGCAAGACCATCGTAGCGGACAATTGA
- the frr gene encoding ribosome recycling factor: MSGIDLNDIKRRMEGAINAFKSDIASLRTGRASANILDPVMVEAYGSRVPLNQVANITVPEARMLGVSIWDKSMVNAVDRAIRESHLGLNPIVDGQNLRIPLPELNEERRKSLVKVAHDYAEKAKVAVRHVRRDGMDGLKKAEKDGDIGQDESRSQSEKVQKMTDDTISEVDRLLADKEKEIMQV; this comes from the coding sequence ATGAGTGGAATCGACCTCAACGACATCAAGCGCCGCATGGAAGGCGCGATCAACGCGTTCAAAAGCGATATCGCGTCGCTGCGCACCGGCCGCGCCTCGGCCAATATTCTCGATCCGGTGATGGTCGAAGCCTATGGTTCGCGCGTGCCGCTCAACCAGGTGGCCAACATCACCGTGCCGGAAGCGCGCATGCTCGGCGTGTCCATCTGGGACAAGTCGATGGTCAACGCCGTCGACCGGGCGATCCGCGAATCACATCTCGGTCTCAATCCGATCGTCGATGGCCAGAACCTGCGCATTCCGCTCCCCGAGCTCAACGAAGAGCGCCGCAAGTCGCTGGTCAAGGTTGCGCATGACTATGCGGAGAAGGCGAAGGTTGCTGTCCGCCACGTCCGCCGCGATGGCATGGACGGCCTGAAAAAGGCCGAAAAGGACGGCGACATCGGCCAGGACGAGAGCCGCTCGCAGTCGGAAAAAGTGCAGAAGATGACGGATGATACGATTTCCGAAGTCGACCGCTTGCTTGCGGATAAGGAAAAGGAAATCATGCAGGTCTAA
- a CDS encoding isoprenyl transferase, whose translation MVNPELAIIPQHVAIIMDGNGRWANKRGLPRTVGHSKGVEAVRETVRAAGDAGVKYLTLFAFSSENWSRPETEVRDLLGLLRRFIRQDLAELHRENVRIRVIGEREKLRSDILPLLLEAEETTRFNTALTLVIAFNYGARDEIARAVAMLARDVEAGVLKASEIDPDKISAKLDTAGIPDPDLIIRTSGEERLSNFLLWQAAYSELVFLPDYWPDFDRKLFFDALKIYASRDRRFGGLSNKTIAVGG comes from the coding sequence ATGGTGAACCCCGAGCTTGCAATCATCCCTCAACACGTTGCCATTATCATGGATGGCAATGGACGCTGGGCCAACAAGCGCGGGCTTCCTCGTACGGTCGGACATAGCAAGGGCGTCGAAGCGGTTCGCGAAACGGTGCGGGCTGCCGGCGATGCGGGCGTCAAATATCTGACGCTCTTTGCGTTTTCTTCGGAGAACTGGAGCAGGCCCGAAACCGAGGTGAGGGATCTGCTCGGTCTTCTCCGGCGCTTCATCCGCCAGGATCTGGCCGAATTGCACCGCGAGAATGTCCGCATCCGAGTAATTGGCGAACGCGAGAAGCTGCGCAGCGACATTCTTCCGCTTCTTCTTGAAGCCGAGGAAACGACGAGGTTCAATACGGCACTGACGCTGGTCATCGCCTTCAACTATGGTGCCCGCGACGAGATCGCCCGTGCCGTCGCCATGCTCGCCCGGGACGTCGAGGCCGGTGTCCTCAAGGCTTCCGAGATTGACCCGGACAAGATCAGCGCAAAGCTGGATACCGCCGGCATTCCCGACCCGGACCTCATCATCCGCACCAGCGGGGAGGAGCGGCTTTCGAATTTCCTGCTCTGGCAGGCGGCCTATTCCGAACTTGTCTTCCTGCCGGACTACTGGCCCGACTTCGATCGGAAACTCTTCTTCGACGCCTTGAAGATCTATGCCTCCCGCGACCGGCGCTTCGGCGGCCTGTCGAACAAGACGATAGCGGTGGGTGGTTGA
- a CDS encoding phosphatidate cytidylyltransferase: MSAELKRRIASALVLAVVVLTATWYGGLAFRIVAAAMAVLIYYEWSTITRAAERDFRANAFGWVAIFLIAIDLVVDEGELSVPILGGAIVTALLLVLLRKGSWWLPGGILYAGLSGISLAAIRAEDQAGFVATLFIFAVVWATDILAYFVGRALKGPKLAPRISPGKTWSGAIGGTVSGVIASSALTLGVFSRLSIWTVAIAFLLSVASQIGDLFESFIKRRFGVKDSSHLIPGHGGVMDRVDGLVFACFAAFLLTLVYTAMTGHLDVSVASFLFGF; the protein is encoded by the coding sequence ATGAGCGCTGAACTGAAGCGCCGCATCGCCTCGGCGTTGGTTCTGGCGGTGGTGGTCCTGACGGCCACCTGGTATGGCGGGCTGGCGTTCCGCATCGTGGCAGCCGCCATGGCGGTACTGATCTATTACGAATGGTCCACGATCACGCGGGCCGCCGAGCGCGATTTCCGTGCGAACGCCTTCGGCTGGGTCGCGATTTTTCTGATCGCCATCGACCTTGTGGTCGACGAAGGTGAGCTCTCCGTGCCGATTCTCGGCGGCGCGATAGTCACCGCCCTTCTTCTCGTGCTGCTGCGCAAGGGCAGTTGGTGGCTGCCGGGCGGCATCCTCTACGCGGGCTTGAGCGGGATCTCGCTGGCGGCGATCCGTGCCGAGGACCAGGCGGGGTTCGTTGCGACCCTCTTCATCTTCGCGGTCGTCTGGGCGACCGATATCCTCGCCTATTTCGTCGGCCGCGCCCTCAAGGGCCCGAAACTTGCACCGCGCATTTCGCCCGGCAAGACCTGGTCCGGTGCGATCGGCGGCACGGTGTCGGGCGTGATCGCAAGCTCCGCCCTGACGCTCGGCGTCTTTTCCCGGCTGTCGATCTGGACGGTGGCGATCGCATTTCTGCTTTCCGTCGCCAGCCAGATCGGCGACCTGTTCGAGTCCTTCATCAAGCGCCGGTTCGGCGTAAAGGATTCCAGCCACCTCATTCCGGGGCATGGCGGCGTCATGGATCGCGTCGACGGCCTCGTTTTCGCCTGTTTCGCGGCGTTCCTGCTGACGCTTGTTTATACGGCCATGACGGGCCATCTTGATGTGTCGGTTGCGAGCTTCCTCTTCGGGTTTTGA
- the rseP gene encoding RIP metalloprotease RseP encodes MAILSFLTGYIIPFVLVLSLLVFVHEMGHYLIGRWCGIRVTAFSVGFGPELLGFTDSHGTRWKLSAIPLGGYVKFFGDEDAASLPDASGLAGMSEEEKAQTLAGAKLWKRAATVAAGPIANFILAIAIFAVLFSVYGKVVADPVVAEVQPGSAALAAGVEPGDRLVALDGSRIRTFDDVRRYVSIRPDTPIIVTVERNGQDLDLPMVPKRSEVTDQFGNKVELGLIGIVTNEQRGNFRVERFTPLQAVAEGVTETGHIVTGTFRYIGNLVTGRMKADQLGGPVRVAQASGQMATLGFAAVVQLAAVLSVSIGLLNLMPVPVLDGGHLVFYAIEAIRGRPLGAGAQEIAFRIGLAMVLSLMVFATFNDISNLIG; translated from the coding sequence ATGGCCATCCTCAGCTTCCTTACCGGCTATATCATCCCCTTCGTGCTGGTCCTGTCCCTGCTCGTCTTCGTGCATGAGATGGGCCACTATCTTATCGGACGCTGGTGTGGCATCCGGGTCACCGCCTTCTCGGTCGGCTTCGGGCCGGAGCTTCTCGGCTTCACCGACAGTCACGGCACCCGCTGGAAGCTCTCGGCGATCCCGCTCGGTGGCTACGTCAAGTTCTTCGGCGACGAGGACGCCGCGAGCCTGCCGGATGCGAGCGGCCTTGCGGGCATGAGCGAGGAAGAAAAGGCTCAGACGTTGGCCGGCGCCAAGCTTTGGAAGAGGGCCGCCACCGTCGCTGCCGGCCCGATCGCCAATTTCATCCTGGCGATTGCCATCTTCGCCGTCCTCTTCAGCGTCTACGGCAAGGTCGTCGCCGATCCCGTGGTCGCCGAAGTCCAGCCGGGAAGTGCCGCCCTTGCGGCCGGTGTTGAGCCCGGCGACCGGCTGGTGGCGCTCGACGGCTCGCGCATCCGGACTTTCGACGATGTACGGCGTTATGTCAGCATCAGGCCGGACACCCCGATCATCGTGACGGTCGAGCGGAACGGCCAGGACCTCGATCTGCCGATGGTGCCGAAGCGCTCCGAGGTCACCGACCAGTTCGGCAACAAGGTCGAGCTCGGCCTGATCGGCATCGTCACCAACGAACAGCGCGGCAATTTCCGCGTCGAGAGGTTCACGCCGCTGCAGGCCGTTGCCGAAGGCGTCACCGAGACCGGCCATATCGTCACCGGCACCTTCCGTTATATCGGCAATCTAGTGACCGGCCGGATGAAGGCGGACCAGCTCGGCGGGCCGGTCCGGGTCGCTCAGGCGTCGGGCCAGATGGCGACGCTCGGCTTTGCGGCCGTGGTTCAGCTCGCAGCGGTTCTTTCCGTCTCGATCGGGCTTTTGAACCTCATGCCTGTGCCAGTTCTGGACGGTGGCCATCTCGTCTTCTACGCCATCGAGGCCATCCGCGGCCGACCGCTGGGTGCCGGCGCGCAGGAGATCGCCTTCCGCATCGGGCTTGCGATGGTTTTGAGCCTCATGGTCTTCGCGACCTTCAACGACATCAGCAATCTGATCGGCTGA